The DNA segment CCGAGCGCCTGCGCCGGGTCAGCCGTGGTTGATAACGCGGCAAGCGCGGCCACGGGCACTGCAATGACAGCAGCTCCATCCATGTGGCCCACGCTGATTCTGGTCGTTTTGTTTGTGGCCGCCATGCTGGCCCTGCCTTGGCTGGTACGCCGCCTGCAGCACAAGAACCTGCTGCCCCGCAGTATGGGCATGGCGCGCGGCGCGGCCCCGCTGACATCGCAGGTGCTGGGTTCGCTCTCCATAGGCCCCCAGCAGCGCGTGGTGACTGTGCAAGTGGGCGAGGGCCATGAAGCCGTGCGTCTGGTGCTGGGCGTTACCGCGCAGCAGATTCAATGCCTGCATGTGCTTCAAACCCATGCAGGAAAAGCGCAAGCTGCTAATGAATATGTAGCAAAACCGCCGTCGTTCACCGACTCTCTGGTGCGTGCACAGGCTGCTGGTTCTGCCCGGGATTCTGGAAATGACTAAGTTCGTCTCTCGCACCGCCACCGCCGCTTTGCTGTCGCTGCCCATGTTGGCCGCCGCACAGGGCGCTACACAGGGTGCAGCGGCCAGCCTGCCCTTGCTGGTGGGGCAGGGTGCTGGTGGTGCCAGTTATTCCGTGCCTATTCAGACACTGCTGTTTTTTACAGCACTGTCGTTTCTGCCCGCCA comes from the Comamonas sp. 26 genome and includes:
- a CDS encoding flagellar biosynthetic protein FliO, producing MWPTLILVVLFVAAMLALPWLVRRLQHKNLLPRSMGMARGAAPLTSQVLGSLSIGPQQRVVTVQVGEGHEAVRLVLGVTAQQIQCLHVLQTHAGKAQAANEYVAKPPSFTDSLVRAQAAGSARDSGND